One Leclercia pneumoniae genomic region harbors:
- a CDS encoding molybdopterin guanine dinucleotide-containing S/N-oxide reductase produces the protein MLVETDGDTVLSSRGALPTPYPNSLQTVVRDQVHSKTRVRWPMVRKGFLASPDNPQGVRGEDEFVRVSWDDALALIDSQHKRIRNSYGPSSIFAGSYGWRSNGVLHKAATLLQRYMSLAGGYTGHLGDYSTGAAQAIMPYVVGGNEVYQQQTSWPLVLEHTDVVVLWSANPLNTLKIAWNASDEQGIPYFDALRKSGKRIICIDPMRSETADFFGEAAEWIAPHMGTDVAMMLGIAHTLVENNWHDTAFLARCTSGYDQFADYLTGKTDGIAKTAEWAAAICGVNAGKIRELAELFHSNRTMLMAGWGMQRQQFGEQKHWMLVTLAAMIGQIGTPGGGFGLSYHFANGGNPTRRAAVLASMQGSVQGGTDAVEKIPVARIVEALENPGGFYQHNGMDRHFPDIRFVWWAGGANFTHHQDTNRLIRAWQKPELVVISECFWTAAARHADIVLPATTSFERNDMTMTGDYSNQHMVPMKRVVPPRDEARDDLEVFAELSERWEAGGRARFTEGKTDLEWLESFYQIAAQRGASQGVTLPPFAEFWEANAIVEMPENAQNAQFVRFADFRRDPEAHPLKTESGKIVIHSARIASFGYADCPPHPMWLEPDEWHGNAEPQQLQILSAHPAHRLHSQLNYSSLREQYAVAGREPVTLHPIDAHARGIADGDVVRVWNQRGQVLAGAVVSEGIKPGVICIHQGAWPDLERSAGGICKNGAVNVLTKDLPSSKLGNGCAGNTALAWLEKYQGPELPLTAFDPPASS, from the coding sequence ATGCTGGTAGAGACCGATGGCGACACAGTGTTGTCATCCCGCGGGGCGCTGCCCACCCCTTACCCGAACTCATTGCAGACGGTGGTGCGCGATCAGGTGCACAGTAAAACCCGCGTGCGCTGGCCGATGGTGCGGAAAGGTTTTCTCGCTTCGCCGGATAATCCGCAGGGGGTACGCGGGGAAGATGAATTTGTCCGTGTCAGCTGGGACGATGCCCTTGCATTGATTGATTCGCAGCATAAACGTATCCGCAACAGCTATGGCCCGTCCTCTATCTTTGCCGGATCGTACGGCTGGCGATCTAACGGCGTGTTACACAAGGCGGCGACGCTACTGCAGCGCTATATGAGCCTCGCCGGCGGCTATACCGGCCATCTTGGGGATTACTCCACCGGTGCCGCGCAGGCGATCATGCCGTATGTTGTAGGGGGAAATGAGGTTTATCAGCAGCAGACCAGCTGGCCGCTGGTGCTGGAACATACCGACGTGGTGGTGCTCTGGAGCGCCAACCCACTCAATACCCTGAAAATTGCCTGGAACGCCAGCGACGAGCAGGGTATCCCTTACTTCGATGCACTACGTAAGAGCGGTAAGCGCATCATCTGTATCGATCCTATGCGCTCCGAAACTGCCGATTTCTTCGGCGAGGCGGCAGAGTGGATCGCCCCGCATATGGGCACCGACGTGGCGATGATGCTGGGCATTGCGCATACCCTGGTTGAAAACAACTGGCACGACACGGCGTTTCTTGCCCGCTGCACCAGCGGTTATGACCAATTCGCCGATTACCTGACGGGGAAAACGGATGGCATCGCGAAAACGGCCGAGTGGGCGGCGGCGATTTGCGGCGTAAATGCCGGGAAAATTCGTGAATTGGCAGAACTCTTCCATAGCAACCGCACCATGTTGATGGCGGGCTGGGGGATGCAGCGTCAGCAGTTTGGCGAGCAGAAGCACTGGATGCTGGTCACTCTGGCAGCCATGATCGGCCAGATCGGCACGCCGGGCGGCGGTTTTGGTCTCTCTTATCACTTCGCTAATGGCGGTAATCCAACGCGTCGTGCGGCGGTACTGGCCTCGATGCAGGGCAGCGTACAGGGTGGCACCGATGCCGTAGAAAAAATCCCGGTAGCGCGCATCGTCGAGGCGCTGGAAAATCCGGGCGGTTTCTACCAGCACAACGGTATGGACCGGCACTTCCCGGATATCCGCTTCGTCTGGTGGGCGGGCGGCGCCAACTTTACGCACCATCAGGACACTAACCGATTAATCCGTGCCTGGCAGAAGCCGGAGCTGGTGGTCATTTCCGAGTGCTTCTGGACCGCAGCGGCCCGACATGCAGATATCGTTCTGCCGGCCACCACCTCGTTTGAACGCAACGACATGACCATGACCGGCGACTACAGTAATCAACACATGGTGCCCATGAAGCGCGTGGTGCCGCCGCGCGATGAGGCGCGTGATGATCTGGAGGTCTTTGCTGAGCTGAGCGAACGGTGGGAAGCGGGTGGACGTGCGCGATTTACGGAAGGCAAAACCGACCTGGAGTGGCTGGAGAGCTTCTATCAGATCGCAGCGCAGCGCGGTGCCTCACAGGGGGTGACCTTGCCGCCCTTTGCCGAGTTCTGGGAGGCGAATGCGATCGTCGAAATGCCCGAAAATGCGCAAAATGCACAGTTTGTACGTTTCGCCGACTTCCGTCGCGATCCTGAGGCGCATCCGTTAAAAACCGAAAGCGGCAAGATTGTGATCCACTCAGCACGTATCGCCAGTTTTGGTTACGCCGATTGTCCGCCGCATCCGATGTGGCTGGAGCCGGACGAGTGGCATGGCAACGCCGAGCCGCAACAACTGCAGATACTCTCTGCTCATCCAGCGCATCGCCTGCATAGCCAGCTGAACTACTCTTCACTGCGCGAACAGTATGCGGTTGCCGGGCGCGAGCCGGTCACGCTGCACCCCATCGACGCTCACGCGCGCGGCATTGCCGACGGGGATGTGGTGCGTGTCTGGAACCAGCGTGGGCAGGTACTGGCGGGGGCGGTCGTGAGCGAGGGTATCAAGCCCGGCGTGATCTGTATTCACCAGGGGGCATGGCCTGATCTGGAACGTAGCGCAGGGGGGATCTGTAAAAACGGTGCGGTTAACGTTCTGACGAAAGATCTCCCCAGCTCGAAGCTAGGGAATGGTTGCGCGGGGAATACGGCGCTGGCCTGGCTGGAGAAATATCAAGGGCCGGAGCTACCGCTTACGGCGTTTGATCCGCCTGCCAGCTCATAA
- the dppA gene encoding dipeptide ABC transporter periplasmic-binding protein DppA, translating to MSISLKKSGMLKLGLSLVAMTVAASVQAKTLVYCSEGSPEGFNPQLFTSGTTYDASSVPIYNRLVEFKTGTTEVIPGLAEKWEVSEDGKTYTFHLRQGVKWQDSKEFKPTRDFNADDVVFSFDRQKNAQNPYHKVSGGSYEYFEGMGLPDLISEVKKVDDKTVQFVLTRPEAPFLADLAMDFASILSKEYADNMLKAGTPEKVDLNPVGTGPFQLLQYQKDSRILYKAFEGYWGTKPQIDRLVFSITPDASVRYAKLQKNECQVMPYPNPADIARMKQDKNINLLEQAGLNVGYLSFNTEKKPFDDVKVRQALTYAVNKEAIIKAVYQGAGVAAKNLIPPTMWGYNDDVKDYNYDPEKAKALLKEAGQDKGFTVELWAMPVQRPYNPNARRMAEMIQADWAKIGVQAKIVTYEWGEYLKRAKAGEHQAVMMGWTGDNGDPDNFFATLFSCAAAKDGSNYSRWCYKPFEDLIQPARAAEDHNKRIELYKQAQVVMHDQAPALIIAHSTVYEPVRKEVKGYVVDPLGKHHFENVSVE from the coding sequence ATGAGTATTTCCTTGAAGAAGTCAGGGATGCTGAAGCTTGGTCTGAGCCTGGTGGCAATGACCGTCGCGGCTAGCGTGCAGGCAAAAACCCTGGTCTACTGTTCTGAAGGCTCGCCGGAAGGCTTTAACCCACAGCTGTTTACCTCTGGTACCACGTACGACGCTAGCTCCGTACCTATCTATAACCGTCTGGTTGAATTCAAAACCGGTACCACGGAAGTGATTCCGGGTCTGGCAGAGAAGTGGGAAGTCAGCGAAGACGGCAAAACCTATACCTTCCACCTGCGTCAGGGTGTGAAGTGGCAGGACAGCAAAGAATTCAAACCAACGCGCGACTTTAATGCCGACGACGTTGTGTTCTCCTTTGATCGTCAAAAAAATGCCCAGAACCCGTACCATAAAGTTTCTGGCGGCAGCTATGAATACTTCGAAGGGATGGGCCTGCCAGACCTGATTAGCGAAGTGAAGAAAGTGGACGATAAAACCGTTCAGTTCGTCCTGACGCGTCCAGAAGCGCCATTCCTGGCTGACCTGGCCATGGACTTCGCCTCTATCCTGTCTAAAGAGTATGCCGACAACATGCTGAAAGCCGGCACGCCGGAAAAAGTCGACCTGAACCCGGTCGGTACCGGTCCGTTCCAGCTCCTGCAATACCAGAAAGACTCCCGCATTCTGTACAAAGCCTTTGAAGGCTACTGGGGCACCAAGCCGCAGATCGACCGTCTGGTCTTCTCCATCACGCCTGACGCCTCCGTACGTTATGCGAAACTGCAGAAAAACGAGTGCCAGGTCATGCCGTATCCAAACCCGGCTGATATTGCACGTATGAAGCAGGACAAAAACATCAACCTGCTGGAGCAGGCGGGCCTGAACGTGGGTTACCTTTCCTTCAACACCGAGAAGAAACCGTTTGATGACGTGAAAGTGCGTCAGGCGCTGACTTACGCGGTGAACAAAGAAGCGATCATCAAAGCGGTTTACCAGGGCGCTGGCGTTGCTGCCAAAAACCTGATCCCGCCGACCATGTGGGGCTATAACGACGACGTTAAAGACTACAACTACGATCCTGAGAAAGCGAAAGCCCTGCTGAAAGAAGCGGGTCAGGATAAAGGCTTTACCGTTGAGCTGTGGGCGATGCCGGTACAGCGTCCGTACAACCCGAACGCTCGCCGTATGGCCGAGATGATTCAGGCTGACTGGGCGAAGATTGGCGTTCAGGCCAAGATCGTGACCTATGAGTGGGGCGAATACCTGAAACGTGCTAAAGCGGGTGAACACCAGGCCGTGATGATGGGCTGGACGGGCGACAACGGGGATCCGGACAACTTCTTCGCGACCCTGTTCAGCTGCGCAGCGGCGAAAGATGGCTCCAACTACTCTCGCTGGTGCTACAAGCCGTTTGAAGACCTGATTCAGCCGGCGCGCGCTGCAGAAGATCACAACAAACGTATTGAGCTGTACAAACAAGCTCAGGTGGTTATGCACGACCAGGCGCCTGCCCTGATCATCGCGCACTCCACCGTGTACGAACCAGTGCGTAAAGAAGTGAAAGGCTACGTGGTTGATCCACTGGGCAAACACCACTTCGAAAACGTCTCTGTTGAATAA
- the eptB gene encoding kdo(2)-lipid A phosphoethanolamine 7''-transferase: MKYIKAMTQQKLSFLLALYIGLFMNGAVFFRRFDGYAQNFTALKGVAAVVELAATVLVTFFLLRLLSLFGRRVWRVLATLVVLCSAGASYYMTFMNVVIGYGIIASVMTTDIDLSKEVVGWHFILWLVCVSVLPLLFIWSNRCRYTLLRQLRTPGQRIRSVALVVIAGLMVWGPIRLLDIQQKHVERTTGVDMPSYGGVVANSYLPSNWISALGLYAWAQVDESSDNKSLINPAKKFSYQAPADIDDTYVVFIIGETTRWDHMGMLGYERDTTPKLAQEKNLVAFRGYSCDTATKLSLRCMFVREGGADDNPQRTLKEQNVFAVLSQLGFSSDLYAMQSEMWFYSNTMADNIAYREQIGAEPRNRGKHVDDMLLVDEMQRSLQGNPDGKHLIILHTKGSHFNYTQRYPRSFAKWTPECIGVDKGCTKEEMINSYDNSVTYVDHFIDSVIDQLRDKKAIVFYAADHGESINEKEHLHGTPRKMAPPEQFRVPMMVWMSDKYLENPDKAKMFAHLKQQADMKVPHRHVELYDTILGCLGYTSKDGGINENNNWCHVPDTGVKAVQ, from the coding sequence ATGAAATATATCAAAGCGATGACGCAACAAAAGCTGAGCTTTTTGCTGGCGTTGTACATCGGTCTGTTTATGAATGGCGCCGTATTTTTCCGTCGGTTTGATGGCTATGCGCAAAACTTTACCGCCTTGAAAGGAGTTGCTGCGGTTGTTGAGTTGGCTGCTACGGTACTCGTCACCTTCTTCTTATTACGCTTGCTTTCGCTGTTTGGGCGACGGGTATGGCGGGTACTGGCCACGCTGGTGGTGTTGTGCTCGGCGGGTGCCAGTTACTACATGACGTTTATGAACGTGGTGATCGGCTACGGGATTATCGCGTCGGTGATGACCACCGATATTGACCTCTCTAAAGAGGTGGTTGGCTGGCACTTTATCCTCTGGCTGGTCTGCGTCAGCGTGTTGCCGCTGCTCTTTATCTGGAGTAACCGCTGCCGTTATACCTTGCTCCGTCAGCTGCGTACGCCAGGTCAACGTATCAGAAGTGTTGCGCTGGTGGTGATTGCCGGTTTGATGGTCTGGGGCCCGATTCGCTTACTGGACATTCAGCAGAAACACGTTGAGCGTACGACCGGTGTCGATATGCCGAGTTACGGCGGCGTGGTGGCGAACTCCTATCTGCCATCAAACTGGATCTCGGCGCTGGGGTTATATGCCTGGGCGCAGGTGGATGAGTCTTCCGATAATAAATCGCTGATTAACCCGGCGAAGAAATTTAGCTATCAGGCGCCAGCGGATATTGATGACACCTACGTGGTGTTTATCATCGGTGAGACGACCCGCTGGGATCATATGGGAATGCTGGGCTATGAGCGTGACACTACGCCGAAACTGGCCCAGGAGAAAAACCTCGTTGCCTTCCGCGGTTACTCGTGTGATACGGCCACTAAGCTCTCTTTGCGCTGCATGTTTGTGCGTGAAGGCGGGGCGGATGATAACCCACAGCGTACGCTGAAAGAGCAAAACGTCTTTGCGGTACTGAGTCAGTTGGGCTTCAGTTCCGACCTGTACGCCATGCAGAGTGAGATGTGGTTCTACAGCAACACCATGGCCGATAACATTGCTTACCGCGAGCAGATTGGCGCTGAGCCACGTAACCGTGGCAAACATGTGGATGACATGCTGTTGGTCGATGAGATGCAGCGCTCTTTACAGGGCAACCCGGACGGCAAACATCTTATTATCCTGCACACCAAAGGATCGCACTTTAACTATACCCAGCGTTATCCGCGCAGTTTTGCCAAATGGACGCCGGAGTGTATTGGGGTTGATAAAGGGTGTACCAAAGAAGAGATGATTAACTCTTACGATAACTCGGTCACCTATGTGGATCACTTTATCGATAGCGTGATCGATCAGCTGCGTGATAAGAAAGCGATTGTCTTCTACGCCGCCGACCACGGGGAGTCGATCAACGAGAAGGAACATCTGCACGGTACGCCACGTAAGATGGCTCCGCCGGAGCAGTTCCGCGTGCCGATGATGGTATGGATGTCTGATAAATATCTGGAAAACCCGGATAAGGCGAAGATGTTTGCCCATCTGAAACAGCAGGCGGATATGAAAGTGCCGCACCGCCATGTTGAGCTGTACGACACGATCCTTGGCTGCCTGGGCTATACCTCGAAAGACGGTGGTATCAACGAAAATAACAACTGGTGTCATGTCCCGGATACCGGCGTAAAAGCGGTTCAGTAA
- a CDS encoding L-lactate MFS transporter: MNTSTSNRTRWLTLFGTIVTQFALGSVYTWSLFNSALSEKLDAPVSQVAFSFGLLSLGLALSSSVAGKLQERFGVKRVTMASGIMLGVGFFLTAHSNSLLMLWLSAGVLVGLADGAGYLLTLSNCVKWFPERKGLISAFSIGSYGLGSLGFKFIDSQLLASVGLEKTFMIWGAIVLVMIVFGATLMKDAPQQTVKSVNGVVENDFTLAQSMRKPQYWMLAVMFLTACMSGLYVIGVAKDIAQGMVKLDVATAANAVTVISIANLSGRLVLGILSDKIARIRVITLGQVVSLVGMAALLFAPLNEITFFAAIACVAFNFGGTITVFPSLVSEFFGLNNLAKNYGVIYLGFGIGSICGSLIASLFGGFYVTFCVIFALLILSLALSTTIRQPQREVYSEAHA; the protein is encoded by the coding sequence ATGAATACATCAACCTCTAACCGCACTCGCTGGCTTACCCTTTTCGGTACAATCGTGACTCAGTTTGCGCTGGGATCGGTTTATACCTGGAGCCTGTTTAACAGCGCGCTGTCCGAGAAACTGGATGCGCCTGTCAGTCAGGTTGCTTTCTCGTTTGGCTTACTGAGCCTGGGCCTGGCGCTCTCCTCCTCCGTGGCCGGTAAATTACAAGAGCGTTTTGGCGTGAAGCGCGTGACCATGGCCTCCGGGATTATGCTGGGTGTCGGCTTCTTCCTGACGGCACATTCCAACAGCCTGCTGATGTTGTGGCTCAGCGCCGGGGTGCTGGTCGGGTTAGCGGACGGGGCGGGTTACCTGCTGACGCTGTCGAACTGTGTGAAATGGTTCCCCGAGCGTAAAGGGCTGATCTCTGCCTTTTCGATCGGCTCCTATGGTTTGGGCAGCCTCGGGTTTAAATTTATCGATTCCCAACTGCTGGCTTCAGTCGGCCTCGAAAAGACCTTTATGATCTGGGGCGCCATCGTGCTGGTGATGATTGTCTTCGGCGCGACGTTAATGAAAGACGCACCGCAGCAAACGGTGAAGTCGGTGAATGGGGTGGTGGAGAACGACTTCACCCTGGCGCAGTCCATGCGTAAACCGCAGTACTGGATGCTGGCGGTGATGTTCCTGACTGCCTGCATGAGCGGCCTGTATGTCATCGGCGTGGCGAAAGATATCGCCCAGGGAATGGTGAAGCTGGATGTGGCCACTGCGGCGAATGCGGTGACGGTAATCTCTATCGCTAATCTCTCGGGTCGCCTGGTGCTGGGGATCCTCTCTGACAAAATCGCCCGTATCCGTGTTATCACGCTCGGACAGGTCGTCTCTCTGGTGGGGATGGCGGCGCTGCTCTTCGCTCCGCTGAATGAAATCACCTTCTTCGCGGCCATCGCCTGTGTTGCTTTTAACTTCGGTGGCACCATCACGGTCTTCCCGTCGCTGGTCAGCGAGTTCTTCGGCCTGAACAACCTGGCGAAAAACTACGGTGTGATTTACCTGGGCTTCGGGATTGGTAGTATCTGCGGTTCGTTGATTGCATCGCTGTTCGGCGGCTTCTATGTCACCTTCTGCGTTATCTTCGCTCTGCTGATCCTCTCACTGGCGCTCTCCACCACCATTCGTCAGCCGCAGCGTGAAGTTTACTCCGAAGCGCATGCCTGA
- a CDS encoding N-acetyltransferase, which produces MIRAWLSDDTSPLLRLWLESTTLAHPFIEASYWQESEAIVRDVYLPSAETWVWDEADEVCGFISVLHVQYIGALFVAPSYTGKGIGKALINHVKQRYPALSLEVYQKNTRAVNFYHAQGFRIMDSAWQEDTQHPTWIMSWQADQTP; this is translated from the coding sequence ATGATCCGCGCATGGCTGAGTGATGACACCTCTCCCTTGCTGCGCTTATGGCTGGAAAGTACCACCCTCGCCCATCCGTTTATTGAGGCCAGCTACTGGCAAGAGAGCGAAGCGATCGTCCGGGATGTTTATCTGCCATCGGCAGAGACCTGGGTCTGGGACGAGGCAGATGAGGTGTGCGGATTTATCAGCGTCCTGCATGTTCAGTATATCGGCGCGCTATTTGTCGCGCCGTCATACACGGGTAAAGGCATCGGGAAGGCGCTGATCAACCATGTTAAACAGCGCTACCCGGCCCTGAGCCTGGAGGTGTATCAGAAAAACACCCGGGCGGTGAATTTCTACCATGCTCAGGGCTTTCGCATTATGGATAGCGCCTGGCAGGAAGACACCCAGCACCCGACGTGGATTATGAGCTGGCAGGCGGATCAAACGCCGTAA
- the tag gene encoding DNA-3-methyladenine glycosylase I, with protein MQRCGWVSEDPLYIAYHDKEWGVPETDRRYLFEMICLEGQQAGLSWITVLKKRENYRQAFHHFDPEKVAEMTEDDVERLVQDAGIIRHRGKIQAIIGNARALLAMEANGEAFSDFIWSFVGHQPQLTQATTLAEVPASTPTSDALSKALKKRGFKFVGTTICYAFMQASGMVNDHVTSCFCYSGGQHDPRMAE; from the coding sequence ATGCAACGTTGTGGCTGGGTAAGCGAAGACCCGCTTTATATCGCCTATCACGATAAAGAGTGGGGCGTACCAGAAACCGACCGCCGCTATCTTTTTGAAATGATCTGCCTTGAGGGCCAGCAGGCCGGTCTTTCCTGGATTACCGTATTGAAAAAACGCGAGAATTACCGCCAGGCCTTCCACCATTTCGATCCGGAAAAGGTGGCGGAGATGACGGAAGACGACGTTGAGCGGCTGGTGCAGGACGCAGGGATTATCCGCCATCGCGGTAAGATTCAGGCCATTATCGGTAACGCACGCGCGCTGCTGGCAATGGAGGCAAATGGCGAAGCATTTTCAGATTTTATCTGGTCGTTTGTCGGCCATCAGCCGCAACTGACCCAGGCCACGACCCTGGCAGAGGTCCCCGCCTCGACGCCAACCTCAGACGCCTTATCGAAAGCGCTGAAAAAGCGCGGGTTTAAATTTGTCGGCACCACCATCTGTTATGCCTTTATGCAGGCCAGCGGGATGGTGAATGACCACGTGACGAGCTGTTTTTGTTATTCCGGAGGCCAGCATGATCCGCGCATGGCTGAGTGA
- a CDS encoding autotransporter domain-containing protein, producing the protein MMIKKISGRHAATGVVSLLVCLLSGNTAFAWQQEYIVSDNVNNTTERYTWDDDHQPRYEDILAERIRSSQNAPAVSVNLADASSAMPGSTMSVGVNIPVARRITTGPIVSWRYDGSPSTMYNEFGDSVSTSSLTDPLWHASVSTLGWRVDSHLGGLRPWAQISYNQQFGDNQWKSQAGFSKTAASQQPDSWMDVTVGADIPLYPHMAAYASLSQSASMVLGEDYLYTLGVSAKF; encoded by the coding sequence ATGATGATAAAAAAAATCAGTGGCCGCCATGCCGCGACAGGCGTGGTGAGTTTGTTAGTCTGTCTGCTTTCAGGTAACACAGCATTTGCCTGGCAACAGGAATATATCGTTTCAGATAACGTAAATAATACTACTGAGCGCTACACATGGGATGACGATCACCAACCGCGTTATGAAGATATCCTCGCGGAGCGGATCCGCTCATCGCAAAATGCCCCGGCCGTGTCGGTCAATTTGGCCGACGCCTCTTCAGCGATGCCGGGAAGTACGATGAGCGTGGGGGTCAATATTCCTGTAGCACGCCGCATCACTACCGGGCCGATTGTCTCCTGGCGCTATGATGGCTCACCCTCCACCATGTATAACGAGTTTGGGGACAGCGTCAGCACGTCATCTCTGACCGATCCCCTCTGGCATGCCAGTGTCAGCACCCTGGGCTGGCGTGTAGACTCCCATCTGGGCGGCCTGCGGCCATGGGCGCAAATCAGTTATAACCAGCAGTTTGGCGATAACCAGTGGAAGAGCCAGGCGGGGTTCAGTAAAACCGCTGCATCGCAGCAGCCAGACAGCTGGATGGACGTCACCGTGGGGGCCGATATTCCGCTTTATCCCCATATGGCGGCCTACGCTTCGCTCTCTCAGTCTGCGAGCATGGTCTTAGGCGAGGATTACCTCTATACGCTGGGTGTTAGCGCTAAGTTTTAA
- the dppB gene encoding dipeptide ABC transporter permease DppB → MLQFILRRLGLVIPTFIGITLLTFAFVHMIPGDPVMIMAGERGISPERHAQLLAELGLDKPLWQQYLHYIWGVLHGDLGISLKSRLPVWDEFVPRFKATLELGVCAMIFATAVGIPVGVLAAVKRGSIFDHTAVGLALTGYSMPIFWWGMMLIMLVSVQWNLTPVSGRVSDMVFLDDTNPLTGFMLIDTAIWGEEGNFIDAVAHMILPAMVLGTIPLAVIVRMTRSSMLEVLGEDYIRTARAKGLTRMRVIIVHALRNAMLPVVTVIGLQVGTLLAGAILTETIFSWPGLGRWLIDALQRRDYPVVQGGVLLVATMIILVNLLVDLLYGVVNPRIRHKK, encoded by the coding sequence ATGTTGCAGTTCATCCTCCGACGTCTGGGGCTAGTTATCCCCACGTTTATCGGTATCACCCTTCTCACCTTTGCCTTTGTCCATATGATCCCCGGCGACCCGGTAATGATTATGGCGGGCGAGCGTGGCATTTCTCCTGAACGTCATGCGCAGCTGCTGGCCGAACTGGGCCTGGATAAACCGCTGTGGCAGCAATATCTCCACTATATCTGGGGCGTGCTGCATGGTGATTTAGGCATCTCGCTGAAAAGCCGTCTCCCGGTGTGGGACGAGTTCGTGCCGCGCTTTAAAGCGACGCTGGAACTCGGCGTCTGCGCCATGATTTTCGCGACCGCAGTAGGCATCCCTGTTGGCGTGCTGGCTGCCGTTAAGCGCGGTTCAATCTTCGATCACACCGCGGTTGGCCTGGCGCTGACCGGCTACTCCATGCCTATCTTCTGGTGGGGCATGATGCTGATTATGCTGGTATCGGTGCAATGGAACCTGACGCCGGTATCCGGGCGAGTTAGCGATATGGTGTTCCTTGATGACACCAACCCTCTCACCGGATTCATGCTGATTGATACGGCAATCTGGGGGGAAGAGGGCAACTTTATTGATGCGGTAGCGCACATGATTCTGCCTGCGATGGTGCTGGGCACCATTCCCCTGGCCGTTATCGTGCGTATGACCCGTTCTTCAATGCTGGAGGTGCTGGGTGAGGATTACATCCGTACCGCGCGCGCCAAAGGTCTGACCCGCATGCGCGTTATCATCGTGCACGCACTGCGTAACGCCATGCTGCCGGTGGTAACCGTTATCGGTCTGCAGGTGGGAACGCTGCTGGCGGGGGCGATTTTGACCGAAACCATCTTCTCCTGGCCGGGCCTGGGACGCTGGCTGATCGACGCGCTGCAACGCCGCGATTATCCAGTGGTACAGGGCGGCGTACTGCTGGTGGCGACGATGATTATCCTCGTCAACCTGCTGGTCGATCTGCTTTACGGCGTGGTGAACCCGCGTATTCGGCATAAGAAGTAA
- the dppC gene encoding dipeptide ABC transporter permease DppC, whose translation MSQVTENKVVAAPVPMTPLQEFWHYFKRNKGAVVGLVYVTVMILIAVFANVLAPYNPADQFRDSLLAPPVWQEGGTFAHLLGTDDVGRDVLSRLMYGARLSLLVGCLVVVLSLVMGVVLGLVAGYFGGIVDNIIMRIVDIMLALPSLLLALVLVAIFGPSIGNAALALTFVALPHYVRLTRAAVLVEVNRDYVTASRVAGAGAMRQMFVNIFPNCLAPLIVQASLGFSNAILDMAALGFLGMGAQPPTPEWGTMLSDVLQFAQSAWWVVTFPGLAILLTVLAFNLMGDGLRDALDPKLKQ comes from the coding sequence ATGTCACAAGTTACTGAAAATAAAGTGGTCGCAGCACCGGTTCCCATGACGCCGCTGCAGGAGTTCTGGCACTACTTCAAACGCAACAAAGGGGCGGTGGTAGGGCTGGTGTATGTCACTGTCATGATCCTGATTGCGGTCTTTGCGAACGTTCTCGCGCCCTATAACCCGGCGGATCAGTTCCGTGATTCGCTTCTGGCGCCACCGGTATGGCAGGAGGGGGGAACCTTTGCCCATCTGTTAGGTACCGATGATGTGGGCCGTGATGTCCTGTCGCGCCTGATGTACGGCGCACGTCTGTCGCTGCTGGTGGGCTGCCTGGTGGTGGTGCTGTCGCTGGTTATGGGCGTGGTACTCGGCCTGGTGGCCGGTTACTTCGGCGGTATCGTTGATAACATCATTATGCGTATCGTCGATATTATGCTGGCGCTGCCAAGTCTGCTGCTGGCGCTGGTATTGGTGGCCATCTTCGGCCCGTCGATCGGCAACGCCGCGCTGGCGCTAACCTTTGTGGCACTGCCTCACTATGTACGTCTCACGCGTGCGGCTGTGCTGGTAGAAGTGAACCGCGATTACGTCACCGCTTCCCGCGTAGCGGGTGCCGGTGCGATGCGTCAGATGTTCGTTAATATCTTCCCGAACTGCCTTGCGCCGTTGATTGTTCAGGCGTCGCTTGGTTTCTCTAACGCCATTCTCGATATGGCCGCTCTTGGCTTCCTTGGCATGGGTGCGCAACCGCCAACACCGGAGTGGGGCACCATGCTCTCCGATGTGTTGCAGTTCGCGCAAAGCGCCTGGTGGGTCGTCACCTTCCCGGGTCTGGCGATTCTGCTCACGGTGCTGGCATTTAACCTGATGGGTGATGGTCTGCGTGATGCACTTGATCCCAAACTGAAGCAGTAA